The genomic region GGTAAAAGACAGAGTAAAGAGTTTTCATGACTCATAGAGCTCTCCCTTTGCTAGGGACTAAATTGTCTGCCGCCAGAATCATATGTGGGAGCCCTACTCCCAGTGTGGCTGTGTTTGGAGATAGAGCCATTAACAAGAGACGAAGGTTAAGTGAGATCATAAAGGTGAGGTCATAATCCAGGAAGAACTGGAAAGACCATGTGAGCCACCTGCAAGCTGGAAGAAGGCTCTCACCAGAGcccagccaccctggcaccctgctcttggactttcagcctccagaactgagaaaatgaatgtctgttgttcaagccactcAGCCGTGGCATTTTGCTATgacagcctgagcagactaagacacCATTATTCCACCTCTGCATTTTCTTCaggcttcctttctccctcccgccccctgccCTCTTCAAGCCACTGTGCTCCAGATGCATCCATCTGAATAAGCTCTGTCCACCTTCATCAGAAGAACCGCTTCTTCAGCCTTGGTCTCCTCTTAAAGTTAACTATGCAGAGGATCTTTTCCTGAGCCCCTCAATAGGTTAGCTCCATTTGTTTATTAGCCCTCATTGTATTTGTActtacccatttattttttttttatttaagtcatttttgtaatgtttatttatttttgacagagagagagagagagacagagcatgagtgggggaggggaagagagagacagagacacagagaccaaagcaggctccaggcccccagctgtcagcacagacgccgatgcggggctcgaactcacagatcgtgagatcatgagctgagccaaagtcagacgcttaaccgaccgaggcacccaggcacccctgtacttaCCCATTTATAATGATCACCATGTGATTTGggattttttattgtcttttgtttagtttttttttttttttttaacatttatttagctttgagagacatagagaaacagagcacgagctggggaggggaagagagagaggcaggcacagaatcggaagcaggctccaggctctgagctgtcagcacagagcccaatgtagggctcaaactcctgaactgtgagatcatgacctgacttgagctgaagttgggcgcttaactgactgagccacccaggtgcccctcttctgtttactttttatcGAAGTATAACCTAGACGGAGAAAACACACATCATAAGTGCACCGCTCTGTTCTCACCAAATTCACAAATTCTATGTCACCAGcatccagatttaaaaaaatggaacatgACCAGCACCCGGAAGCCTCTTGGGTTCTCTCCCATTGACCATCTTCTCTTGCCTGCCCTGATCACGAGCCTACTACTACTTTTGCGTGGTTGTGTAATGCGTTTTCGGTTGAACTCTGCTGAGCTGTGTTTCTCAGAACTCCCTTTCCTATATGTTTTCAAGGAGTGTGAGGTGCAAAAGGGGTCCTTCAGGGGGACTGGGATTCCACGCGTGATGTGGAGGCTGTTTGGTAGGTCACGTGCACTGTTGCTAATTGCAAGCTCGCCTCCCGTCTGTGAGGCAGCGCCTGTTCCGTGACGGATCCAGCTTCCTCTTCGCTCTGCTGGCTGCTCCGGCCACCGGGTCAGGGGCATGATGAAAATCCTTGGGCTCTGCAGGACGCCCACACCACCAGCGGCAGCGGCAGCAAAGCTGGCATGGCTTTCAGTCCAACCTCATGGGCCCTGGGTCATGCTTCCAGCTTGTTCTTTCTTTCGCGCACTTTAAATCCATTTTCCCCCCTCAGCTGCTTGCCCTACAGGCCTCAAGCTCCTGCATAAGCCTTACAGAGACTCTCTCCCAAGCAGGTAAATTCATGTTCCTATAAGAAATCATATCTATCTAGCTACCTATCTATGCATTATctatcaatccatccatccatccatccatccatcatctacctACTGACCTACCTATCTATGATATCTACCtatgtattatctatctatctacgtattatctatccatccatccatctgttatctatttatctatccatccatcatctatctatttacctatctatgcattatctatctatcatccatccattcatccatcatctacctacctacctatgtatgatatctatctatctatctatctatcacctatctatgtattactatctatctatctatctatctattatctatctgtctatctaccgGCCTATGtattatctatccattcatccatctatccatccatccatttattatctatctttctatctatccatccatctatcatctatctatctatctatctatctatgtattactatctatttatctatctatgcattatctctctatctatccatccatccatgtatctattatctatctatccatccaactatctatcatctatctatccatccatccatccatccatccatgtatctattatctatctatctatctctatataagGTTTTGCTTCCCTCACTGAAATTTGTAATTactcatttatatttcatattctcaCCTAGTCTATAAGTCCCATGATGTCAGGGATCATTCTCCATTCCCTCCTGTCTAAAATCAGCCCAAATAAGTGGTAGGGAATGTCATTTTACCCACTGCCATGAGGTGAAAATGATGCTTTCTATGGCCTGCCAACATTATAAACTCTTCCTTCTCCTTGGTCATatcatgtctctgtctctgtctctgtctctgtctctctctctctctctcacacacacacacacacactccagtaTAGGGAATGAACAATTTCTTTTGCAATGGGACTATCACTAAAAATTAGCACAGACCAGGAATTTTCTCTATGCAAAATGGAATTCTCTTtagagactttttatttattgaccCTTTAACccttatatacttatatttaacCCTTAAATactgtggaaaataaaatgactttgtaAAACCCTCAATTATATCCTTACAGTACACTGTATTTGGATCAACTCCACAAAAATcaaacagtgattttttaaaatttttttaacgttttatttatttttgagacagggagagacaaagcatgaacagggaggatcagagagagggagacacagaatctgaaacaagctccaggctctgagctgtcagcacagagcccaacgcagggctcgaactcacggaccacgagatcatgacctgagtcgaagtcggccacttaaccgactgagccacccagatgccccaaaacagTGATATTTTGTCTGCCCATTACTCTCTCCCAGGAACCCCCCTCCCAACCCAACTTTTGTCTGCTATGATTAATTCAAGAGCTTCTTGTATTTATCACTCTAAACCTTACCTCTTACTCCTCCATAACTCTcttttttacttctctctctaAACTACCATAAGGGATTAATTAGACTAAGTTACCTTATGGCCAGCTCACCCCGTCATGTTTCTCAATGTTTGGAAGAAGTATGGTTCCTCACTTGTCCCTAAAGATCTAAAGATGGGGCAactgtcttattatttttggcattctcagtgcacagcccacttcTTGGTGCCTTTGCtttctaaataacaaaaataaataaatacattctagCCCAGAGAAGTATTCTTAGACTCAAGTACCATATCAAGTGTTCTCTGTCCACACCACGTTGCAAGAATACCCAAGAATGAAATCAAGTAAACTCCTATTTTCTGGAAGTTATCCATAGAACAGTGGTGATGTCACTTGCTGAGGTCCCACGGTGGTACAGAAAGTGTCATTCTTTACCAGTGACGTGATTTTTCCATGATTTGAAGGCTTTCTTCAGGAAAGCTTTGGTGGTTTCTGGGGCATGCGTGTTCTTATTAGCCTCAGGGATTGACCTTATACTGGCAATCTCAGAGCTGATCTGAGTGATCTTACAAACCTCTGTCCTTCCTCACCCCAGGAGTAGAGACACTGTTAGTGGTTACAGTGGTTCACGCCGAGGCTCTGATATTGCTGCCCCGCCGTCCCACAGGTCAAAATGGCCCAAGGCCCCAAATGGATCCCTCTCATTGCAGACATCCCACCATCTGCTCCCCCAGATCCAACTTGCAAATCCGCGTGCTTCTCTTcatataatgatgatgattatggTTGGTATTTTGGCAAAGCTAACTTGACTTTTAAGTGGGAGGTGAGGGCAGTGTAGAGATTTGTTATTAGATGGAGACCAGGGGCAACCAACCACGGGGAAGTATTAGGCTaatatttgcagatgaggagaaaCAGTACCTGACTACGCAGCTCCATTGCagaaaaactcagagaaaaagaCCAGGTGATAGTTACCCATGTGAATGAGAAAAGGGGAATAATAAGTAGAGTCTCACTAAGGCATTAGAAATGACTTACGTGTTAGTATTAgaactttttattgaaattacTTAGTCTGTGTAGGGCTGAGGAAACCTCATGTCCTATACTGTGGACCATTTGTCCTTTCTGCAATCCTGTTTTTCTCATCCTTAGAATGCATGGGTAGAATAAAttcataaacaacaacaacaaaaaaacccttttgttGAGGAGCTAAACTCTAGTTtttagcggggggggggggggggggggggagggggagctgagAAGCaggcaaattaaaataagaattgaagGTCATCACTGTAAAGTCTCCCAACCTGCCTCAGGAAACATGAGGTCCTCTCAGGTTTTAACCAAAGCAGAGGATGTAAGAAGATGATTGGACACATATGGGTCAGAATGTTTTGTGTCTCACTTTCAAATGAACTGTGCAATTCAAGTACATTTCTCACCGGACTAACAAAGATCACTTTGTAAGCTCTTAAGAGTAAAATCTTAAATACAACAAGGTGGTTTCCAATAGAAACATTTACTcaaatgtacaatttttttttattattttgcttttgtagttaaatataaagataacataaaatgtgctattttaaccatttttaggcatacaattcagtggtattcaTTAcgttcacaatgttgtacaaaaTCATTATATTCtagttcctgattttttttttatcatcccaaCAGAAATTCTTTGCCAATTAAGCAATAATTCTCCAATCACTCTCACCCTCAATCCCTGCCCCCAGTAACCTCTACTTTCCGTCTTTATCAATTtgcttttatatacattatatccacatatataaatggaaccatgcaTTCGTTGTTCttttatgtttagttattttacttagcataatactttcagggttcatccatgttatggcACGTATCAGACCTTAATTCCTTCGCATGGCTGAGAATTATTCctttgtatctatataccacattttttaaatccattcttctgttgatggacatttgggttatttacaCCTTTCgcttattgtgaataatgctgctataaacaccggCAAACAAGCATTTGAGTCCCTATTTTCGTTCTCTTTTGAATACCTGAGCGGATTGAATACAGTATTTTACATTGCATGATCTTAAGAACAACTGAAAATGTTTATCACTCTgccaagatatatttttaaaatctgagaaattttaaaaaaatgtttatccctATGTATATTTTGATTTAACATAGAGcactaaaagttttataaaataaaataaacttcaaaacttgcctttttctattaaaatttgaGGGCTTTAGATATGAATAccttattttttaaggatttatcAATAGTTAAATTTAGTTATTGATAGTTACGGTTTGCAGCTAAATAATAATTGACAGTTAATAAAACACCCATACGTGTGCTTCTCCTTTAAACTGTCATGATAAACTTGTAGATTTGTTACAATTTTTATCACCATCGACCCCGTTATTGAGAATGCTACACACAAGAGGAGAGGGTAGGCTTAAAAACTAAATagtggaggggtacctgggtggctcagttggttaagcatatgactattgatctcagctcaggtcatgatctcatggttcccagGTTCAAGTACCTCTGTCGAGCTCTGTCTCTGATGagacagagactgcttgggatttttctctctttctccctctccctctgctccgcccctgtgctctctctttctctttctgtctttttctctgtctcaaaataaataaacatgaaaaaaataaaaggtggggcgcctgggtggctcagtcggtgaagcgtctggcttcagctcaggtcatgatcacacgacttgtgagttcgagctccgcgtcgggctctgtgctgtcagctcagagcctggagcctcttcagagtctgtgtctttctctctctctctgtccctcctctgctctctctctctctctttctctctctgtctctctcaaaaaaataaacatgaaaaaaattaaaaaaaaataaaaggtaagtagtagaaatatttatattagtaaAGGAGAACATGTTCAAATCAGTcattgagacagagtgagacttTATGAGAGATAAAGACATAAGCCTGAGGAGGAAAAGCAATACAACTGGAATGTTTTGCATTCTTTTAGACACCGTAGAAGGCAAGACAAAAACACAGAAGGAAGCTGAGAAAGCTGACTGCACATCTCCCGCTCTCACTTGTCCTGGTGATGAGATCCCCATTATTTTGAATAATGACCACATAATAATATCAAATGAAAGAAATGCTGTGGATCCCATAAAGTCTAGCTCTCTCCAATTTATGAGACAATCTGTAGAGTATTTCAAGGGGATTTTGCTGCAGATAACTGATGACGTTATTGAAGGGGGCGTGACACGCTGTTTTgcctgggaaaaaataaaaagaaaggaaaaagtcctGTTTGAAGTGCAGATGGATCTCTTATCTCTACGAGGCTCCAACACActacttgggggaaaaaaaaaattccttccatACAAAAAGCTTAGCTTGATCCTGTATGCTTGGAAGACGTTCTGGACGTTACTGGGTTTTACTTCTCCCACTGAATGCGAAGAGACGCTCTTGAGAAATGAAACACCTAGTTACGGATCCACATGGTATCACATCCAGCATCGCTACTTGGGAGACGCCAGAAGTCTGGGATCTTAGACAAGAAGGTGAGtaacactctctctgtctctttctccctctaagTCGTCTAGAGTTCAGAGCAACCTAAGCCGGCTGGTTTTTGTAGCGCTTTACATGCAATTCCTTCACCCTCGAGGACTGTGGAATCGAGGGCAGAATACCCAGCCAATAAATGTCTGCAGCCTGACTTAGTGactgaatgaacgaatgaatgaagtCACTGACTCAAGTTCTCCAAATTAGAAACACAtaggcaggattcaaactcaggcagttGGCCTCTAAATCCCGTGTATATCTGCAGAATCGCAGTATCAGTCATGGGCCAGATTAGCCAAACCGCTTTACCAAACACGGAAAAACAATGAAGTCCAAAGATCTAAAAATCACACCAACAGAAAACCTACTGGTGCTGTTTCTCAGAAGCAGAGcctcagaggggaggtgggttcaGGGCTGGCTGGCCCCATTGCTGTGTCACATCTCTAGGGACCAAAGTTGTTTCCCCCTTCCTGCTCAGCCGGCCTTGATTTGTCCTATTTACAACTCAGCGGGGATGGCTCTAGCCACCACTCAAGAGCAAAAAgctggagaaagggaggagaattTGTCCTCGACGTGTGCCTCTTTTTCAGATCAAGAACAGGTTTCCCAGAAGCCCCCATGCAATTCTGGCATGGCATCCGTTTTCCTAAATAAATTAGTGACAATCAGGGAAAGAAATTATTGGGATTTGCTTAGACTAATCAAGATTCAGCCCCCGGGATGAGGAAGTgtcagctgctctggaaaacacatTTCCTGATATCTGAAACATCAGGcagtctcatgttttgtctcttcaacCTTCCAGCCTGTGCACCCTCCCAGAAGTAGACGC from Panthera uncia isolate 11264 chromosome B2 unlocalized genomic scaffold, Puncia_PCG_1.0 HiC_scaffold_25, whole genome shotgun sequence harbors:
- the LOC125939508 gene encoding uncharacterized protein LOC125939508 → MGPGSCFQLVLSFAHFKSIFPPQLLALQASSSCISLTETLSQADTVEGKTKTQKEAEKADCTSPALTCPGDEIPIILNNDHIIISNERNAVDPIKSSSLQFMRQSVEYFKGILLQITDDVIEGGVTRCFAWEKIKRKEKVLFEVQMDLLSLRGSNTLLGGKKKFLPYKKLSLILYAWKTFWTLLGFTSPTECEETLLRNETPSYGSTWYHIQHRYLGDARSLGS